In the Alphaproteobacteria bacterium genome, CTGCAACAGGAGAAAACATGTCTGACCTCATCCGTATTGGTAAACGCCTCATCCCCATCGAGCACGTTGCGCTGATTGAACCTTACGTCCAAACGCCCGAGACCCCCATCCGCACCAGCCGCGATTTCAAGTCGCGGATTGTGCTCCTCAACCGCGATAGCGTCCTCTCCGAAGAGGCCCCAGAGCGCATCGCCGAAGAACACGCGTTCCGTACGCTCGCGGCGGACTGCGTCGCAACCAATCCCGCGATTCATTTCGGCGTTGAGGAATTTCAACCCGCCGAGAACTTCACCCCTTCGAAGGAGTATCTGACGCGCCTGTCCTGGTACGACCTCGACGGAAATTCGCAAAGCAAGCTCCTCCTGACGCAGCCGGAGATCGCGCTCGCGATCGCGGTTCGGGGTGATCGGGCGCCGACCGAGGAGAAGACCGACCCCAGCCCCGAGCCTGCGCGTCCGCGCCGCAAGCGGAGCGCTGTGAGCCGCGCGGCGCCGAAGAACTGAACTGCCGCCAGCGCCCCTCGTAAACACCCATCGAAAGCGGCAGCGATGAAGCGCTCGCGCAAAAAGAAACGCGCACGCCAACGCGGCGGCGGCTCGGCGATCGTCGCCGGCCGCCTCACGCGCTGGACGCCTGTTCCGCCGAACTCACTCTTCATTGATGAGACACTCGCATTCTGGCAGCCCCGCGCGCAGCGTCAGCTCACACGCGAGGATGCACGCGAGATCATCGAGAATGTCGCCGGGTTCTTTTCGGTGCTTCTTGAATGGGATGCTGCGGAGCGCGAGGTGGCCGCAGCGCAGGGACTCTCACTTGAAGAGTTGATTCAACGCGAGCGTTCCGTCGGCGGAAAAACATCGGCCGCGTGAATGATTTGAATTGCGTGCAGACTCGCCGAGGCGCAGAATCTGAATCGACGCATGCGCGCCGAGGCTAACAATGAGCAGCAACAACTTTTCAGCAAAGCCAGCAGTTCAATCGCTGACCAAAGCGCTCCTCTATGCGCGCGTCTCTTCCAAAGAGCAGGAGAAGGAAGGATTCTCGATCCCCGCGCAGATGAAGCTGCTGCGTGAGTACGCGACGGCTAACCGCATTAGCGTCGTGACCGACTATGTTGACATCGAGACTGCGAAGGAAAGCGGCCGTCCGAATTTCGAGGCGATGGTCACTTACCTCAAGACGCATCCGACCGTGCGGGCCTTGCTTGTTGAGAAGACTGACCGGCTCTATCGCAATCTCAAAGATTGGGTTCGCCTGGACGAGTTGGACATCCAGATTCATTTGGTCAAGGAAGGCGTCGTTCTCTCACGTGACTCGCGCTCATCGGAAAAGTTTGTGCACGGAATCAAAGTGCTGATGGCGAAGAATTATATCGACAACCTCTCCGAAGAAGCCCGCAAGGGTATGCAGGAAAAGGCCGAGCAAGGAATCTGGCCGACAGTCGCACCGCTTGGCTATCTCAATGTTCAGGGCCCGGATGGAAAGAAAATTATCGAGGTCGATCCGAAGCTTGGACCGATCATCACCCATATGTTCGGATGGTACGCGACCGGAACGCTCTCGATCGCAGACCTCGCTGACAAAGTACGTTCCGCGGGGTTGGTCCACCGTAAGAGCGGCGCTGCGGTCCCGCGAAGCAAAGTACATTCAATCCTGCGCAACCCGCTGTATGCGGGCGATGTGGTTTGGAAGGGTCAATACTTTCGGGGCAAGCATCCGCCGCTTGTCACCCGCGCCCTATGGGATCGCGTGCAAGGCGTCCTAGATGGGCGCAACGCGAGCAGGTTGCGTAACGGCAAGCGGGATTTCGCGTTTGCAGGTGTCGTGAAGTGCGGCCACTGCGGCTGTGCCATGGTCGGCGAGATAAAAAAGAAACGTTACATCTACTATCATTGCACCGGTTGGAAGCAGAAGTGCCCCGAGCCGTATGTGCGCGAGGAAGTGCTTTCCGAGCGGTTTTCCGAAGTTCTTGGTCGACTCGGGTTCGGCGACGAAGCTCGCGAGTGGCTCACACGTGCACTGCGTGAAAGTCACGTGGACCAAGCCAAGGAGCATGCGGCCGCGATCGAGCGCCTGCAAACGGAATACGACGGGCTTCAGGCACGCATACAGGCGGCGTACACCGACAAGCTCGACGGCAGCATCGACAAGGGAATGTTCGAGAGCCTCACGGCACGATGGCGAAAAGAGCAGACCCGCTTGCTTGACGAGATCGCCCTCCATCAAGTGGCCGATCAGGCATATTTGGACGAGGGCGTGCGACTCTTGGAGGTGGCATCAAATGCCCGGTGGATGTTTGGACGAAGGGAACCTTCCGATAAGCGTCGCCTCCTGAATTTCGTACTCTCGAACTCGACATGGCGCGACAACACGCTCACCCCGGAGTGGCGGCAGCCGTTTGATTTGCTTGCAGAAACAGCCGCACTTGCGGCGGTCGAGACCGCGCGAGCAGGCGAAGATTCGGCTCGCTGTAAGGTTTGGCTCCCCGGGCCGGATTCGAACCAGCGACCAACCGGTTAACAGGCGTCGGGTACGTCCCGACCGTTGACGATATTGGCGAATTTCCGTTCCTGTATCAAGCCTTTGAATACACGTTACTTTCGCCAAAATTACGGATAAAATCCGACCTAGACCGATATAGGCAGAGATCGCTTCTCGCGGTCCCCGCGCGGTCCCGGGAAGGCCGCCGGGTAACGACCGGCAGGCCCTTACTTCGGAGAGGTCGATGGCTCGAAAGCTGCTCACCGACAACACCATCAAGAACCTGAAGCCCGCTGCGGCGGGCAAGCGCTACTTTGTCCACGACACGCTCGTGCCGCCTTTCGGCGTGCGCGTCACCGGTAACGGGTCGAAGTCCTACATCATCGCGGCGCGCATCGCCGGATCGAAGGACACCACCCGTCCCTCGCTTGGGAAGGTCGGCTCCATCTCGCTCGCGGCCGCGCGGGAGAAAGCGAAGCGCTGGCTGACGTTGATCGAGGCCGGGGAAGACCCGCGCGAATCCGAGCTACAGGACGCGGAGGCCAAGGCGAAAGATCGTCAGACCACGTTCCGCGCCGTGGCCGAACGGTTCATCAAGGAGTGGCTACCTGGCCAGCGCAAGGCGAAGGTCGTGGAACGGGAAATCCGGCGTGAGCTGATCGGATTCTGGGGCGACAAGCCGATAAAGGCTCTACAGCCCGACGACGTGATCACCCGTATGGATGCGATACGGCTCCGGGGTCGCGGTACCGGCGCCTACGCGCGGAACGTCTACGGTCACGTCCAGCGCATCTTCATATGGGCGTTGCCGCGCGGGTACGGGCTAACGCATTCGCCCTGCGACCGGCTCCGGCCCAAGGACATGAAGCTGACGAAGCGGTCGCGTGAGCGAGTGCTGGACGACTTCGAGCTATTCGCGCTCTGGCGCGCTGCGAGCCGGACGCCGCAGCCTTATGGTCCTCTCGTCCAACTTATCATGCTGACGGGCGCGAGGCTGGGCGAGGTCGGCCGGGCCGAGTGGCGCGAATTCGACTTGGATCGGGACAAGCTTTGGACGGTGCCGCCGGCCAGGTTCAAGACGAACACGACGCACCTCGTGCCGCTCACCGCCGATATGCTGGCGCTGCTGAGCGAGATTGACGAATGGGATGAGTGCGACTTCGTATTCAGCTTCGACGGTGAACGCTGTTTCAACGGCTACTCTAAATCGAAGCTGAGGCTGGACCAACGCATGGCGCTCGCTTGGCGCGCCGCGCGTCGAGTGCGCGGGCTTCGTTGGAAAAATGAAGAGCTTCCGAATTGGACGCTACATGATATCCGCCGAACGGTCCGCACGCGCATGAGCGAACTCAAGATCGACGACAAGATCGCGGAACACGTGATTGGTCACGCGCGCGTCGGGATTCAGGGCGTCTACGACCGACACCGTTACGTCGCTGAGATGCGCGACGCGCTGGAGAAGTGGAACGCGCTGCTTGCGCGTATCGTGAAGGCCCCGCCGGGCGGGAACGTGGTCCAGCTACCCGCTGGCGAAGGTCGTTCCGCTGACGCGGTGTAGTCGAAATCTCCCGGATTTAGGGCGGGATAACTCGGGAAAACGGCCTTTCGCGCGACGTTCCGATCCGATTAAATCCTCCCCCTAACAAGCCGGTACCCGAGATCGCGCAAGCCACGCCCTTCGGGCGTTAGCGCACTACTTGGCCGTCGTGAGACGCCCTGTAGCGGAGCGACGGGACTGAGGACGGCAAGGGCACGACCCACAATCCTCCGACACCCTCGGGTGAGCGGAAGGCGGCCGTGGGACATCACCGAAAATTTCACGCGCTTCCAGCGCGCGCTTTTGAGCGTGCGAGGGGAGCCATCGCTGATGGGCCTTTACGCCATGACCACGACTTCGTTCGGCCGCGCTCGCGCCAAGAAGGCAGAGCCCGCCATACCTCGAAAAATTCGACTGATCGGTCACGACCGGTTGCCGGACCTCGGAATCAATTACAACTCCGATTATCTGCGCCGGATGGT is a window encoding:
- a CDS encoding recombinase family protein; the encoded protein is MSSNNFSAKPAVQSLTKALLYARVSSKEQEKEGFSIPAQMKLLREYATANRISVVTDYVDIETAKESGRPNFEAMVTYLKTHPTVRALLVEKTDRLYRNLKDWVRLDELDIQIHLVKEGVVLSRDSRSSEKFVHGIKVLMAKNYIDNLSEEARKGMQEKAEQGIWPTVAPLGYLNVQGPDGKKIIEVDPKLGPIITHMFGWYATGTLSIADLADKVRSAGLVHRKSGAAVPRSKVHSILRNPLYAGDVVWKGQYFRGKHPPLVTRALWDRVQGVLDGRNASRLRNGKRDFAFAGVVKCGHCGCAMVGEIKKKRYIYYHCTGWKQKCPEPYVREEVLSERFSEVLGRLGFGDEAREWLTRALRESHVDQAKEHAAAIERLQTEYDGLQARIQAAYTDKLDGSIDKGMFESLTARWRKEQTRLLDEIALHQVADQAYLDEGVRLLEVASNARWMFGRREPSDKRRLLNFVLSNSTWRDNTLTPEWRQPFDLLAETAALAAVETARAGEDSARCKVWLPGPDSNQRPTG
- a CDS encoding tyrosine-type recombinase/integrase, with product MARKLLTDNTIKNLKPAAAGKRYFVHDTLVPPFGVRVTGNGSKSYIIAARIAGSKDTTRPSLGKVGSISLAAAREKAKRWLTLIEAGEDPRESELQDAEAKAKDRQTTFRAVAERFIKEWLPGQRKAKVVEREIRRELIGFWGDKPIKALQPDDVITRMDAIRLRGRGTGAYARNVYGHVQRIFIWALPRGYGLTHSPCDRLRPKDMKLTKRSRERVLDDFELFALWRAASRTPQPYGPLVQLIMLTGARLGEVGRAEWREFDLDRDKLWTVPPARFKTNTTHLVPLTADMLALLSEIDEWDECDFVFSFDGERCFNGYSKSKLRLDQRMALAWRAARRVRGLRWKNEELPNWTLHDIRRTVRTRMSELKIDDKIAEHVIGHARVGIQGVYDRHRYVAEMRDALEKWNALLARIVKAPPGGNVVQLPAGEGRSADAV
- a CDS encoding AlpA family phage regulatory protein, coding for MGLYAMTTTSFGRARAKKAEPAIPRKIRLIGHDRLPDLGINYNSDYLRRMVKRGAFPEPVRLSPRKLAWRETDIDDWIAAKIAAAEKKSA